The genomic DNA TCAGCAGCAGCCAGCGGCAGAGCTGCTGCTCGACGGTGTGAAGCCGGTTGCAGACCGCGGTCTGCGAGATCTGTGTGATCAATGCCTGAGTGTATCTGAGCAGCAGATTGTGAAACTTACCGCCGAGCGAAAACTCATTCATCAGGTCTTTCGCCGCCATCTTGTATGCGCTGCCGGCACTCTGGATGACCGCACGGTTCGGCGTCGTGTCGCCGCCCATGAACAATGCGATGCCCAAAACGCCGTCGTTTCCGACCACTCCGATCTCAGCGGTCGCGCCATTTTCCATAATATATAGCAGCGATACGATGCAGGTCGTCGGAAAGTAAACGTAATCGAGGCGGTCGCCCGATTCGTACAGAACCCTACCAAGCGGCAGGTTCACCGCCTCGAGGTGAGGACGGATCCTTTCAAACTCAACATGCGGCAGTTCCGCAAGCAAATGATTTTTACTGACCTCTATCGGATCGACCAAAGCGCGCATTGTTTATCTCACGATCAACGAAGGTATCAGCAGCAGAGGTAATTGGGACGGCTCGACTATACCACACATGTGTGCGATATCACACACAGAAATCCAGACCGCATGCTTACCGCTCGGCGGGTGGAGACTTCAGAATTGTTTCTTCTTGAGGGCGGAAGGTTAGGTCGCAGCCCTTTGAGTAGAGCCCGCCGTTTCCTCGCGGCCGAATATTTTAGTGTCGGGCACATTCTCGCTCCGCAATCGGCGAAAGCATTTTACGCAAACACGTTCGCTGACATGATAGGCGAGACCGATCCTCGCGTCGCACCAGATGCATCTGACTATTTCGGCCAAATTTTCTACCTGTTTTAAGCGATCCATGAAAGCCACTATATGCGATACAGCACTTAGTTGTATGTGCGATTTCGCACAGTGACGATTCTTTAAAGTTCGAACCGGCCCCGGAAATGCTTCGAGGTGTGATAACGCACATACATTCCGTCACAACACGCGTAAATTTGGTCTGTATCAACCCAGGCGAAGCAAGTATAGGATAGTTAAGACCATTGGGTCTGACTCGGCGCTGCAACTACCGGCAGCGGCGGAGCGGCTGCAAGAACCGGCGAAAAGTTTGAACCGAGCGGCAGAGAGTCACATTCACGGAGAACCTACAAGGTGATGATCAACACAAACGATCAGCGACCGCAGCTCGAGCCTCATAATGGAATGGACATCTTTCAGCGGATCTATATTGGTGATCCAACGGCCGTTGAGGATTGTACTCTCACATACGGTGCGTATATTCGCGAGCTGGCTAACTACAATATGTCTACGCAGGAAGAGGCGGAGAACGCCGCGGCAGCGATCTTTGACGATATCCGCGCGTTTGCCCGAAGCGAAAACGGCATGAACACACGAAAGCCTGAAGTGGAACTGATCCGGCAGATCGCTGTTCGGAGTATTGTAAAACAACGCTGGAACGGCCGAAAGTCGGTGTGATCGTCACGTATGACGCAAATGTAGTGAGAAAAGCGGCCTGTTTCAGGCCGCTTTTTCGATCGGTCGCGAATTTATTTTCCGGCCGCGGCAGCATACGATCTTTTGAAAGCTGCCTTTTCTTTTTCCATTTCGGCGCCGAGTTCCTCAAGCGTTGCGTCGTCAAACTGTTTTTTGACAAGCGGAAACATCTCTTTTTCTTCCTCTTTGACGTGATGCTCAACGTCTTCGATCAGGACGGTCAGCTTTGGCTCGAATTTTTCGCTGTCGGTTGAAAGCGCATCGAGTTCGCGGAGAAACATTTTCACTTGGTGATGTTCCTCGACGCCCTCGAGCACGATGTCCACGAGTTCCTTGTTACCGTCAGCCTTTAGCTTTGGGTAAAACACCTTTTCCTCAATGTGAGCATGGACGTCCAACTCCGCCTTTATCTTTTGAAAGATCGCCGGATGCTTGTCTTCACCGGTTTTCTCTACCTCGGCGAACAGGCCGGCTACGACCTCATGGTCTGATTTTAATAATTCGATAGCGTTCATAAACTCTCCTCATGTGAATGTATTTTTGAGCCCTACGTGCAGCCGTTCAAATAGCCTAACAACGTGTCTTCGGACTAGTATGTGCGCTCAATGACATATGAACATCAATAAAGGAATGAATGAAATTCCTGTTTAGTGCGACATCGCACAGACGCGTCCATGATAACGGAGGTATTTTAGATTTAAGCTTTAGCTAAATGTGATGTTAGATGGGTGCCATACCAAGATCGCACTTATGACAAATCTCCTTTGTCGTTGACGTTAATTTGGCTACAGCTCGTTTGATAACCTTCAGACGTTGATCGCGGCTTCGGCCGCATCGAGGAGCGGTTGTTAGGGTTCGGCCGCTCCTCAAAACTTATTGACCAGAGTGAGAGAAATGGACTTTGTGGCATTCATCCAGAGCTATTCGAGATTGCTGTTTGACGTGATCCGCGGCAAACGCGAGACCTCTTATCCGCTCGGGCCAATTTGGCGTTGGAACCACAAACGTTACCGTGACCTGTAAATAGAGGAGTTATCGATATGCCGGCATTGGCAGACCAGACCTACACGATCGAGCGGCGGCAAAGCAATTTGCTCTCGCCCGGACGTGTGAAACGGCGTGCCGCCGACACCGCTACGGCGTATACCAAGATCATCCAGGCACTCGCACTGAAATTCACAAACACGACCGAAGAGGCCGAGGCGGCCGCCCGCGAGATGTTTGACGACATCTATCGCTATTCCGAGCGCGGCACAACGGTACGGCTCGACGAAGAGCAGCTCATCTCGCGCATCGCTCTGCGTCGGCTGATCAAATACTTAAAGTAAGGGCTAGTGTGCTGCTGCTAATGCGTCAGGGTGTGTTTCCTGGTGTTTGGCACAGGCGGCGGCGACAAGGCGTGCTACCTCTGAGTCAATGTGGTTCTTGTGTTTGGAATCGGCGTTTGAGAGCTCTGGAAACGATGAGAAACCGGGCCTTTTCCATTAGGGTCTGTTCGCGGAACGAGAGTTTCTTTTCGTGGCTCAGGTAGGTCAGTTTTTTCAGAACGTCCGCAACCTCAAAAAGGTCTCCGGAACGGAGCTTTTCGATAAACTCTTTCGAGCGGGTCTTCCAGTCCAACGAGACGTCGTCAAAATCCTCACCCAGAAGCTCGATCAGGCATTTGCATTGTTTGGTGCTGATCAGCGGACGAAGCCCGATGCAGTCGGCACTCGCCTCGGGAACAAAAATAGTGGAATTGTCATTTAGGACGCGCAAGCTAAAGCCGCTCATGGTGCCGCCGGCGACCTTGTAGGTTTTGAATTCTTCGACAAGGCATACGCCCTGATTCGGATAAGCTATTTTTTGACCGACACTGAGTTCCATAAAAATGTCCCTCGCGACACGTAAAGACGAGAGGTCTAACACGTTAACGCCTATCAACGCCGCGTGACCGCCATGCAGATCCTGCTGTCAAGATAATGCTAGTTTAGCACACCTTCGGGACGGAATGGAAGTTATTTTAATTCGATGTTGGCGGCCAGTTTGAAAGAGCGTTGGTGTGTAAAAAGCTTCTTAACGAACTCCGCGTCTTTCTTTTCGTTCTCTGCGTGGAAAAACCCGTGAACAGAATTACACGCAGAGACAAGAGAGGAAGATGCAGAGGTCGCTGACCAAGAAGACCTAATTCGCCGGCAGCTCGATCTGGAATGTGGTGCCTTCGCTAAGGACCGATCTGACGCTGACCTCGCCGCCGTGGAGGCGGGCGAGGTGTTTGACAATTGCCAGTCCGAGGCCTGTGCCGCCGATCTCGCGTGAACGGGCACGATCAACACGGTAAAAGCGTTCAAAGATGCGGCTCAAATGCTCGGGCATGATGCCTTCGCCGGCGTCGATGACCGAGATAACGTCCATATCCTCGTGGCGGCGATGTGTAACGGTTACGCTGCCGCCGACGCGATTGAATTTGATAGCGTTGTCGATCAGATTGACGAGCATCTGCTCAAGCCGGACGTTATCGGCGAGAACCGTTGTACTTTTGTCGATGTCGTTAAAGAGCTTGACCTCGCGTTCGTTGGCTTTCGCCGTCAGGCTCGCGAAGATCTCATCGGTCAGCACGCCGACATGAACCGGCCGCGTCTCGACCGAGACCTTGCCCGATTCGATAAGAGAGAGCTCGAGAATATCGGCGATCAGGCTGTGCATCCGCTCGGCATTTCGTCGGATCACGCCGAGGAAACGGCGGTTGTTCTCGGTGTCGTCAAGTGCGCCGTCCTCGAGCGTTTCGACAAAGGCGA from Acidobacteriota bacterium includes the following:
- a CDS encoding PAS domain-containing protein, producing MISTGVELSATQNSNQILQKILDTTRECVLVVDADMRIVGSNSPAAEIFGRGSEIDGKRLSEVVRDLDLHEAFRRAIFSNASSEIRLELNNVDRRFDVHVAPLELDGNTQAIGFFYETTKIERLESIRQEFLSNISHELRTPLTSILAFVETLEDGALDDTENNRRFLGVIRRNAERMHSLIADILELSLIESGKVSVETRPVHVGVLTDEIFASLTAKANEREVKLFNDIDKSTTVLADNVRLEQMLVNLIDNAIKFNRVGGSVTVTHRRHEDMDVISVIDAGEGIMPEHLSRIFERFYRVDRARSREIGGTGLGLAIVKHLARLHGGEVSVRSVLSEGTTFQIELPAN
- a CDS encoding Crp/Fnr family transcriptional regulator; its protein translation is MRALVDPIEVSKNHLLAELPHVEFERIRPHLEAVNLPLGRVLYESGDRLDYVYFPTTCIVSLLYIMENGATAEIGVVGNDGVLGIALFMGGDTTPNRAVIQSAGSAYKMAAKDLMNEFSLGGKFHNLLLRYTQALITQISQTAVCNRLHTVEQQLCRWLLLSHDRLDSDKLVMTHDLISNMLGVRREGVTLAARKLTAKHLIKNVRGTMTILDRPGLEKACCECYKVVNDEYIRLLGSGMSRAFA
- a CDS encoding hemerythrin domain-containing protein translates to MNAIELLKSDHEVVAGLFAEVEKTGEDKHPAIFQKIKAELDVHAHIEEKVFYPKLKADGNKELVDIVLEGVEEHHQVKMFLRELDALSTDSEKFEPKLTVLIEDVEHHVKEEEKEMFPLVKKQFDDATLEELGAEMEKEKAAFKRSYAAAAGK